One Candidatus Binataceae bacterium DNA window includes the following coding sequences:
- a CDS encoding alkaline phosphatase family protein: MKRIALVFAFGAALLTFARAPRAQEHQARGRIFVLMVWDGLRADFVTQRDTPNLYRLAREGVRFDRHHSIFPTLTMVNAAALATGAMPGTNGLEGNVVYWWPILSGLPSAASNPALAKMFGAPYFMESTTALEKLNAPDALAGRMLGVDAIGQEVEREGGYVAVLGKAGPTYLFDDRFNTVQNGKDSLSQPHQNYLFVSDDAAGPPAEAAALMKGLPSREKTGVIDDAADNYFTRLAIERALPAAKQAAEQGYPALVVLWQHNPDLTQHFAGLGTTSALEALQADDDNLGRLRTAIDGAGVTDRSDLMVVSDHGFATVRLRIVLADLLVNAGLKKSADSNDVVVAANGGADLIYLSRKDFPDENARRDILQKIVNFAEAQEWCGPIFARDAAPIETLPEPRGHRRHPAQKPYLGAVEGTFAESVVGIYNSDRAPDLVVSMRESQDEDNRHLTGPENPGFVINKTGQASTPNNSQPLARPIKGVVYADVGPGGHFTTGMGMHGAAGAREIHNFCAVLGPDFRRGFVDLYSTSNADVTPTITQAMGLAPNIGLGGVAPTGRAMTEALAGGKRFPGSARTQNMTATLTLQGVEAITTLKTSTVGDHLYLDDASVVHRPLGSSP; this comes from the coding sequence ATGAAACGGATCGCATTGGTATTTGCTTTCGGAGCCGCTCTGCTGACTTTCGCGCGCGCGCCGCGCGCGCAGGAGCATCAGGCGCGGGGAAGAATCTTTGTCCTGATGGTGTGGGACGGGCTGCGCGCTGATTTCGTCACGCAGCGCGACACGCCGAATCTTTATCGCCTCGCGCGCGAGGGCGTGCGCTTCGATCGCCATCACTCGATCTTCCCGACGCTGACGATGGTCAATGCGGCCGCGCTCGCGACCGGTGCGATGCCGGGCACCAATGGCCTCGAAGGCAACGTCGTCTACTGGTGGCCAATCCTGAGCGGATTGCCGAGCGCCGCAAGCAATCCCGCGCTGGCCAAGATGTTCGGCGCGCCTTACTTCATGGAATCGACGACCGCGCTCGAAAAGCTCAACGCTCCGGATGCGCTCGCGGGGCGGATGCTCGGGGTTGACGCGATCGGGCAGGAAGTCGAGCGCGAAGGCGGTTACGTTGCGGTCCTCGGCAAAGCGGGGCCGACCTACCTCTTCGACGATCGCTTCAACACCGTGCAGAACGGCAAGGATTCGCTTAGCCAGCCGCATCAGAATTATCTCTTCGTCTCCGACGATGCGGCCGGCCCTCCTGCCGAAGCGGCGGCATTGATGAAAGGATTGCCGTCGCGCGAAAAAACCGGAGTCATCGACGACGCCGCGGACAACTACTTCACTCGCCTCGCCATCGAGCGTGCGCTACCTGCCGCCAAGCAAGCCGCGGAGCAGGGGTATCCCGCGCTGGTCGTGTTGTGGCAGCACAATCCGGATCTCACGCAGCACTTTGCCGGCCTCGGCACAACGTCGGCGCTCGAAGCGCTCCAGGCGGATGACGACAATCTCGGCCGCTTGCGCACCGCGATCGATGGGGCAGGAGTCACGGACCGCAGCGATCTGATGGTCGTGTCGGATCACGGCTTCGCGACGGTGCGGCTCCGGATCGTGCTCGCGGACCTCCTCGTGAACGCGGGCCTCAAGAAATCTGCCGACAGTAACGATGTCGTCGTCGCGGCCAACGGCGGCGCCGACCTGATTTATCTCTCGCGCAAGGATTTTCCCGACGAGAACGCGCGCCGCGACATCCTGCAGAAGATCGTGAACTTCGCGGAGGCCCAGGAATGGTGCGGGCCGATCTTCGCCCGCGACGCCGCGCCCATCGAAACTCTGCCCGAGCCGCGCGGACACCGCCGTCATCCCGCGCAGAAGCCCTATCTTGGCGCGGTCGAAGGAACCTTCGCCGAGTCAGTCGTCGGAATTTACAATTCCGACCGCGCACCGGACCTCGTCGTCTCGATGCGCGAGTCGCAGGACGAGGACAATCGCCATCTGACCGGTCCCGAAAATCCGGGCTTCGTGATCAACAAGACCGGTCAGGCCTCCACACCGAATAATTCACAGCCGCTCGCACGGCCGATCAAAGGGGTCGTCTACGCCGACGTCGGACCGGGCGGGCATTTCACGACCGGGATGGGAATGCATGGCGCGGCGGGCGCGCGCGAGATTCACAACTTCTGCGCCGTGCTGGGCCCCGACTTCAGGCGCGGCTTCGTCGATCTCTACTCGACCAGTAATGCCGACGTAACGCCGACAATCACGCAGGCGATGGGACTCGCGCCGAATATCGGCCTCGGCGGCGTAGCTCCAACGGGCCGTGCGATGACCGAGGCGCTCGCGGGCGGCAAACGCTTTCCTGGATCCGCGCGCACGCAGAACATGACGGCGACACTGACGCTGCAAGGTGTCGAAGCGATCACGACGCTCAAAACTTCAACGGTGGGAGATCATCTCTATCTCGACGACGCGAGCGTCGTGCACCGACCGCTCGGCAGTTCCCCGTAG
- a CDS encoding ATP-binding protein — MFNGEGRDDSYIAMRVQLRLQVREGATREVEAFVQKFAVEQGLATGDKVLMLIVIEELLTNLQRYGYPDKAVQGSAEIALNFEGGRLAIEFIDDGQAFDPLAHAAPDLDAPLESRTEGGLGLLLVRRLVDDASYQRIGARNCTRLSWHVATAQS; from the coding sequence ATGTTCAATGGCGAAGGCCGCGACGATAGTTACATTGCCATGCGGGTCCAACTGAGATTGCAGGTGCGTGAGGGCGCTACGCGCGAGGTTGAGGCGTTTGTGCAGAAGTTCGCCGTCGAGCAGGGCCTGGCTACCGGCGACAAGGTGCTGATGCTGATCGTGATCGAGGAGTTGCTGACGAATCTGCAGCGTTATGGCTATCCGGATAAGGCGGTGCAGGGAAGCGCTGAGATCGCGCTGAACTTTGAGGGCGGGAGGCTCGCGATCGAGTTTATCGACGATGGGCAGGCCTTCGATCCGCTCGCGCATGCGGCGCCCGATCTCGACGCGCCGCTCGAGAGTCGGACCGAGGGCGGGTTGGGATTGCTGCTCGTCCGCAGGCTCGTCGATGATGCGTCGTATCAGCGAATCGGCGCGCGCAATTGCACGCGCCTCTCGTGGCATGTCGCGACTGCACAATCGTGA
- a CDS encoding FecR domain-containing protein: MGNTIKYLGAICAILATSVASAQSPAVAQIKTVSGQVFIQRGANRVAAKVGDPLFEKDTIDTGADGSIGVTFVDNTVMSAGPNSEVALDQYRFDSNNFNGSMLTDLNKGTISMISGDIAKSSPDAMKVKTPSAILGVRGTHFAVQVPE, encoded by the coding sequence TTGGGTAACACAATTAAATATCTCGGAGCGATTTGCGCGATCCTAGCAACCAGCGTCGCATCCGCGCAGAGCCCCGCGGTCGCGCAAATCAAAACCGTCTCCGGACAAGTATTCATCCAGCGCGGCGCAAATCGCGTTGCCGCCAAAGTCGGCGATCCGCTCTTTGAGAAAGATACTATCGACACCGGCGCCGACGGCTCGATCGGCGTTACGTTCGTCGATAACACCGTCATGTCCGCCGGTCCCAACAGCGAAGTCGCGCTCGACCAATACCGATTCGACTCGAACAACTTCAACGGCTCGATGCTGACCGATCTCAACAAGGGCACCATCTCGATGATCTCAGGCGACATCGCGAAAAGCTCGCCGGATGCGATGAAAGTAAAAACGCCTTCGGCGATTCTCGGCGTGCGCGGTACTCACTTCGCCGTCCAGGTTCCCGAGTAA
- a CDS encoding STAS domain-containing protein has protein sequence MEIGERREGDIVILTPKGRINNDTSPEFQPSLLAAVGNTATKVVVDFSAVEYISSAGLRSLMMSSKQSKAAGGRLAVAALTPMVKEIFTISRFAMVVQVFDTVAEAVAALSR, from the coding sequence ATGGAAATCGGCGAACGGCGTGAGGGCGACATAGTAATTCTCACTCCCAAGGGCCGCATCAACAATGATACGAGCCCGGAGTTTCAGCCATCGCTGCTGGCGGCGGTCGGAAACACAGCCACCAAAGTCGTGGTCGATTTTTCAGCCGTCGAATATATTTCCAGTGCTGGATTGCGCTCGCTCATGATGTCCTCGAAGCAATCGAAAGCTGCCGGCGGACGGCTCGCGGTCGCGGCGCTGACGCCGATGGTCAAGGAGATATTCACCATCAGCCGCTTCGCGATGGTCGTGCAGGTCTTTGACACTGTCGCCGAAGCTGTGGCGGCCCTGAGTAGGTAA
- a CDS encoding OmpA family protein, translated as MRRYLLLILIFAAGCAQRQAYFVVLPNADGSSGAITVSDGQNSVLLDKPYAASEEKRGAVTATTSDSQQVQQIFGSALAAQPILPSHFRLYFFRDTETLTPESVVEYKKVFEDIKRRSVYQVEVIGYTDTLGTQQHNQELSLKRADAIRDRLVHDGLSATSISVAGRGELDSAVPTAAQVSEPRNRRVEITVR; from the coding sequence TTGCGCCGCTACCTGCTTCTCATCCTGATCTTCGCCGCTGGCTGCGCTCAGCGCCAGGCGTATTTCGTCGTGCTACCCAATGCCGACGGCAGCTCCGGCGCGATTACCGTAAGCGACGGTCAGAACTCAGTCCTGCTCGACAAGCCCTATGCCGCGAGCGAGGAAAAGCGCGGCGCCGTAACCGCGACCACCAGCGACTCGCAGCAGGTCCAGCAGATCTTCGGCAGCGCGCTCGCCGCGCAACCAATCCTGCCAAGCCACTTCCGGCTGTATTTCTTTCGAGATACTGAAACTCTCACGCCCGAATCAGTCGTCGAATACAAAAAGGTATTCGAAGATATAAAACGGCGGTCAGTTTACCAGGTCGAGGTGATTGGCTATACCGACACGCTCGGTACCCAGCAGCATAACCAGGAACTATCGCTCAAGCGTGCAGACGCGATTCGCGATCGTCTCGTCCACGACGGCCTCAGCGCAACCTCGATCTCGGTCGCGGGCCGTGGCGAGCTCGATTCTGCCGTGCCGACGGCTGCGCAGGTTTCCGAGCCGCGCAACCGCCGAGTCGAAATCACCGTCCGCTGA
- a CDS encoding CHASE2 domain-containing protein, whose translation MRDFFRVPGRGAALVVLGLVVLLRAVNPTALETITLRSFDVAQQLAPRAYHPLPVRIVSIDDKSLAKYGQWPWPRTLVAKLVERIAEAHPLVLGVDVIFAEPDRTSPAKIAEAVPDLAAPLAQELRKLPPNEVALAAAFKQVPTVLAVGVSDKPEGAHGPSPVTIVRESGGDPRPFLYSTRYALRSLPELIQAARGQAVVMSNPDADGITRRVPLFVNISSQLVPILPLEMLGIAAGGGALGISTDAYGVEHGTVDGIVIPTDGRGRVYPYFSPSYELRYISAADVLDKSFEPTTLHGNIVFLGLEGQGLIDERQTPAGLMAGVEVHAQLAECIISGSLLRRPARIYWIELLLVLVAGLVAIFVLPYEKPRVAFAIFAALIIVIIGGAFTAFVYFHLLVDAFYPALASIAGFGVMLSANLRAAEAAERRLTLELDKERQIEARLEGELSAARSIQMGLLPHNFPGPPERSDLNLYALIEPARMVGGDLYDFLLLDSNRLFFAIADVSGKGVPAALFMAMTKEVLRDAVARYGEALDRAVSEANAKISASTSEMTSVGGDMMFVTVFAGILNLASGKIAYVNAGHDNPFVVRKGALPIELAGRGGPPLGTVDDFHYPVELTRLERGDLVLLYTDGVTEAENPADAFYSGARLESLLGAVQFDDAKGLVQLVRDDVHQFAAGRAEQADDITLLAVQWMSESRE comes from the coding sequence TTGCGCGACTTCTTCAGGGTACCGGGACGCGGCGCGGCGCTCGTCGTGCTCGGCTTGGTCGTCCTGTTGCGCGCCGTCAATCCCACCGCGCTCGAAACAATCACGCTGCGCAGTTTCGATGTGGCGCAACAGCTCGCGCCACGCGCCTATCATCCCTTGCCGGTGCGGATCGTGTCGATCGATGACAAGAGCCTCGCTAAATACGGCCAGTGGCCGTGGCCGCGAACGCTGGTCGCGAAGCTGGTAGAGCGAATCGCCGAGGCGCATCCGCTGGTTCTCGGCGTCGACGTGATTTTCGCCGAGCCTGATCGCACCTCGCCCGCGAAGATTGCGGAAGCAGTGCCCGATCTGGCCGCGCCTCTGGCGCAGGAGTTGCGGAAGTTACCGCCTAATGAGGTGGCGCTTGCGGCCGCATTCAAACAGGTGCCGACCGTCCTCGCGGTCGGTGTCTCGGATAAGCCGGAGGGCGCGCATGGGCCGTCGCCCGTGACGATAGTGCGCGAGTCTGGGGGCGACCCGCGTCCATTTCTGTATTCCACTCGATACGCGCTGCGCAGCTTGCCCGAGCTGATCCAGGCAGCGCGCGGACAAGCGGTCGTAATGAGTAATCCGGATGCGGACGGGATAACGCGGCGCGTGCCGCTGTTTGTCAATATCAGTAGTCAGTTGGTACCGATACTTCCCCTCGAGATGCTAGGCATCGCGGCCGGAGGAGGCGCGCTCGGAATCTCGACCGACGCCTACGGGGTCGAACACGGCACGGTTGACGGCATAGTCATTCCGACCGACGGACGTGGCCGTGTCTATCCATATTTCTCGCCGTCATATGAGCTTCGTTATATTTCGGCCGCTGACGTACTCGACAAGTCATTCGAACCCACGACGCTGCACGGCAACATTGTATTTCTCGGCCTCGAAGGACAGGGTCTGATCGATGAGCGGCAGACTCCAGCCGGGCTGATGGCTGGTGTCGAGGTCCACGCCCAACTCGCCGAATGCATAATCAGCGGATCCCTGCTGCGCAGACCGGCGCGAATCTACTGGATTGAACTTCTGTTAGTACTCGTCGCGGGTCTGGTAGCCATTTTTGTCCTGCCGTATGAAAAACCCCGGGTCGCATTTGCGATATTCGCGGCTCTCATAATCGTGATTATCGGCGGCGCGTTCACGGCCTTCGTCTATTTCCATTTGCTTGTTGATGCGTTCTATCCGGCGCTCGCTTCGATAGCCGGGTTCGGCGTGATGCTGAGCGCAAACCTGCGCGCCGCTGAAGCGGCGGAGCGCCGCCTCACGCTTGAGCTCGACAAGGAGCGGCAGATCGAGGCGCGGCTCGAAGGCGAGCTCAGCGCGGCGCGATCGATTCAGATGGGCCTGCTGCCGCATAATTTTCCCGGCCCACCGGAGCGCAGCGACTTGAACCTTTACGCACTCATCGAGCCAGCGCGGATGGTTGGCGGCGACCTCTACGATTTTCTGCTGCTCGATTCGAACCGGCTCTTCTTTGCGATCGCCGACGTTTCCGGCAAGGGCGTGCCCGCCGCGCTTTTCATGGCGATGACCAAAGAAGTGTTGCGCGATGCGGTTGCGCGATACGGCGAGGCGCTCGATCGCGCCGTTTCCGAGGCCAACGCGAAGATATCGGCTTCGACCAGCGAGATGACCAGTGTCGGCGGCGACATGATGTTCGTGACGGTGTTCGCGGGAATACTCAATCTTGCCAGTGGGAAGATTGCCTATGTCAATGCGGGTCACGACAATCCATTTGTCGTGCGCAAAGGCGCTTTGCCGATCGAGTTAGCCGGGCGGGGTGGACCGCCGCTTGGCACCGTTGATGACTTTCATTACCCAGTCGAACTAACTCGACTCGAACGCGGCGACCTGGTTCTGCTTTACACCGATGGCGTGACTGAGGCGGAAAACCCTGCCGACGCTTTCTACTCGGGCGCGCGCCTGGAATCGCTGCTCGGCGCGGTGCAGTTCGACGATGCGAAAGGGCTGGTCCAACTGGTACGCGACGATGTACATCAGTTCGCCGCAGGCCGCGCCGAACAGGCCGACGACATTACGCTGCTGGCGGTGCAATGGATGAGCGAATCGCGCGAATAG
- a CDS encoding MBL fold metallo-hydrolase: MLVRFWGTRGSLPAPLNARAMRAKVRDALLAARGQSLEDPASIDRFIDSLPFSVRGAFGGNTSCVEIVNGGGEYILCDVGSGAREFGNSVLAKDGPGKKSHFNIFMSHLHWDHVMGFPFFTPSYIPGNLIRIYGCHNAMREAFERQQAGPSFPVDFKSLGATIEFVQLEPGRNYEIAGLSVRAIQQKHGNDSFGYRFSKDGRVLVYSTDSEHKYDKLDDSYPFVEFFRDADLIIFDAQYSLADQVSVKEDWGHSSNMIGVELAQLAGAKHLVMYHHEPVNDDKTLEKILAETRRYEEISREGKPKLTVTSAFDGLEIEL, encoded by the coding sequence ATGCTAGTGCGTTTCTGGGGGACACGCGGATCGTTGCCGGCGCCGCTCAACGCTCGCGCGATGCGCGCGAAGGTTCGCGACGCGCTGCTCGCGGCGCGGGGGCAGAGTCTCGAAGACCCGGCATCGATCGATCGGTTCATCGATTCGCTGCCGTTCTCGGTGCGCGGCGCTTTTGGCGGAAATACCAGTTGCGTCGAGATCGTGAACGGCGGCGGCGAATATATACTCTGCGACGTCGGCAGCGGCGCGCGCGAGTTCGGCAACAGTGTGCTTGCAAAAGATGGTCCCGGCAAGAAAAGCCATTTCAACATATTCATGTCGCATCTGCACTGGGATCACGTGATGGGATTTCCATTTTTCACGCCCTCGTATATTCCCGGGAACCTGATTCGCATTTATGGCTGTCATAATGCGATGCGCGAGGCGTTCGAGCGCCAGCAGGCCGGCCCTTCCTTTCCGGTTGATTTCAAGTCTCTCGGCGCGACGATTGAATTCGTCCAGCTCGAACCGGGCCGCAACTACGAAATTGCCGGACTGTCGGTGCGCGCGATTCAGCAGAAGCACGGCAACGATTCGTTTGGCTATCGCTTTTCCAAAGACGGCCGCGTGCTGGTCTATTCAACCGACTCCGAGCACAAGTACGACAAGCTCGACGACAGCTATCCATTCGTCGAGTTCTTCCGCGATGCCGACTTAATTATTTTCGATGCGCAATACTCACTCGCGGACCAGGTCTCGGTGAAGGAAGATTGGGGACATTCGAGCAACATGATCGGCGTCGAGCTGGCGCAACTCGCCGGTGCAAAGCATCTGGTGATGTACCATCACGAGCCGGTCAACGACGACAAGACGCTCGAGAAGATCCTCGCCGAGACTCGCCGCTACGAAGAGATCAGCCGCGAGGGGAAACCGAAGCTGACAGTCACCTCCGCGTTCGACGGGCTCGAAATCGAGCTCTGA
- a CDS encoding septal ring lytic transglycosylase RlpA family protein produces MRFAPAACKNQNFKTYPCLRIVLLIAFEAALAATIAGCTTQVPYNPGPPPPEPQAYVPKPPPTPVVSTTGRAHSERASYYGGELAGHVTKSGETYDPDSLTAASKHLPIGSYAKVTNPTTGKSVVVRINDRGPHVRGRTLDLSERAAKDLGLTHKGVARVKVARISPNTVKAEHHRAASASPTSVSTSGTDTGLTTSGSSAVTGTKDASASP; encoded by the coding sequence GTGCGATTTGCGCCTGCCGCCTGCAAGAATCAAAACTTCAAGACGTACCCGTGCCTCCGCATCGTCTTGCTGATCGCGTTCGAGGCCGCCCTCGCCGCAACGATCGCTGGATGCACAACCCAGGTTCCATACAACCCCGGACCGCCACCTCCAGAGCCTCAGGCTTACGTTCCCAAGCCGCCGCCGACTCCAGTCGTCTCCACCACAGGTCGCGCTCATTCCGAACGAGCCTCGTATTACGGCGGTGAGCTCGCGGGGCACGTGACCAAGAGTGGCGAGACTTACGATCCTGATTCGCTGACCGCCGCTTCGAAGCATCTGCCGATCGGGTCATACGCCAAGGTCACGAACCCGACGACGGGCAAATCCGTGGTCGTGCGCATCAACGATCGCGGCCCGCACGTGAGAGGCCGCACGCTCGATTTGTCTGAGCGCGCCGCCAAGGACCTCGGGCTGACGCACAAAGGTGTCGCGCGCGTGAAAGTCGCGCGCATCAGCCCGAACACCGTAAAAGCCGAACATCATCGAGCCGCGAGCGCCTCGCCGACGAGCGTTTCGACGTCAGGCACGGATACTGGCTTAACAACTTCCGGTTCGAGCGCCGTGACAGGCACGAAGGACGCGTCGGCTAGCCCATAG
- a CDS encoding methionyl-tRNA formyltransferase: MRIALLGQAAFAEKALEALVKHGEEIVHVFAPPDSAAGRPDALTGKARELGLPLSQPKSFKTDAAYGEFKALDADLAILAFVTLIVPERILYQPKFKSICFHPSLLPRHRGASAINWALISGDAETGITWFWPDKGIDTGPILIQKRVPVTDSDTVGSIYFNTLFPMGIEAMIEAVDLIKSGRAPVTIQDESHATYEAPCRDEHAGIDFSKPAREVFNLVRGCDPQPGAFASIDGKRIRLYDASFDATPSDAAPGTIISIDDKTMRIALGGGTLVVKRARIDPNPKKVVPAELAAAGEIQVGARLS; this comes from the coding sequence TTGCGCATCGCATTGCTCGGGCAGGCGGCGTTCGCCGAGAAAGCACTGGAAGCACTGGTTAAGCACGGCGAAGAAATCGTGCACGTCTTTGCGCCGCCTGATTCCGCCGCAGGCAGGCCCGATGCGCTCACGGGCAAGGCGCGCGAGCTTGGCCTGCCGCTCAGCCAGCCCAAGTCGTTCAAGACCGATGCGGCGTACGGGGAGTTCAAGGCGCTCGATGCGGACCTCGCGATTCTCGCGTTCGTCACGCTGATCGTTCCCGAACGAATCCTCTATCAGCCCAAGTTCAAGTCGATCTGCTTTCATCCCTCGCTCCTGCCGCGCCATCGCGGAGCGAGCGCGATTAACTGGGCGTTGATATCTGGTGACGCCGAGACAGGAATCACCTGGTTCTGGCCCGACAAGGGAATCGACACCGGTCCGATCCTGATTCAGAAGCGGGTGCCGGTCACCGACAGTGACACCGTTGGCTCGATCTACTTCAACACGCTCTTTCCGATGGGAATCGAGGCGATGATCGAGGCGGTCGATCTGATCAAGTCGGGGCGCGCGCCCGTAACCATCCAGGACGAGAGCCACGCGACCTATGAGGCGCCCTGCCGCGACGAGCACGCGGGCATCGATTTTTCAAAGCCGGCGCGCGAGGTCTTCAACCTGGTGCGCGGATGCGATCCGCAGCCCGGTGCGTTCGCGAGCATCGACGGTAAGCGTATCCGGCTTTATGACGCATCTTTCGACGCAACCCCGTCAGACGCTGCGCCAGGCACGATCATATCGATCGATGACAAGACGATGAGAATCGCGCTAGGCGGCGGAACCCTCGTCGTCAAGCGTGCGCGAATCGATCCGAATCCGAAGAAGGTGGTGCCGGCGGAGCTCGCTGCGGCGGGCGAGATCCAGGTCGGCGCGCGCCTCTCCTGA
- a CDS encoding GH1 family beta-glucosidase gives MAKLTFPQGFLWGTASASYQIEGAWNEDGKGESIWDRFSHTPGKIKHGWSGDVACDFYHRYQHDIAIQKQLGLNASRISLSWPRIQPDGHGHVNSKGIDFYKRVFDTLLENGIQPWVTLYHWDLPQKLEDIGGWPNRDLAERFRDYAAICADAFGDRVKNWMVFNEPWIFTVFGYLAGIHAPGRHNPHDAAMAAHVVNVAQGLGVRALRESRHKPDQVGTAFSMSSVHPFTESDDDRAAAERWNLFNNYWFLDTVMRGQYPDLKYKGSPLDRIEPRPEDFAAMHAPLDFIGINLYFRTIIESAPHKQTLGVRHVSPETTALTEFGWEVYPKSLSEMVLHVARKYPGVPIYITENGCSYSDGPNGDGRVHDGRRIEFMRGYLAELWRSIQAGADVRGYFTWTLTDNFEWAEGFAQRFGIVWCDFASQQRIVKDSGRWFAEVASSNALDFVPAT, from the coding sequence ATGGCGAAGTTGACCTTTCCGCAGGGATTTCTCTGGGGCACTGCCAGCGCGTCGTACCAGATTGAGGGCGCCTGGAACGAAGACGGCAAAGGCGAATCGATCTGGGATCGCTTCTCGCACACTCCGGGCAAGATCAAGCACGGATGGAGCGGCGACGTCGCCTGCGATTTCTACCATCGCTATCAGCACGACATCGCGATTCAGAAGCAGCTCGGTCTCAACGCCTCGCGCATCTCGCTGTCATGGCCGCGAATCCAGCCCGACGGGCACGGCCACGTAAACTCGAAGGGCATCGACTTTTACAAACGCGTCTTCGACACGCTGCTCGAAAACGGCATCCAACCCTGGGTGACGCTTTATCATTGGGACCTGCCGCAGAAGCTCGAGGACATCGGCGGGTGGCCCAATCGCGATCTAGCCGAGCGTTTTCGCGACTACGCGGCGATTTGCGCCGACGCGTTTGGCGATCGCGTGAAGAACTGGATGGTGTTCAACGAGCCGTGGATCTTCACGGTCTTCGGCTATCTCGCCGGGATTCATGCGCCGGGGCGGCACAATCCCCACGACGCTGCGATGGCTGCGCACGTCGTCAATGTCGCGCAGGGACTTGGAGTGCGAGCGCTGCGCGAGTCGCGGCACAAGCCCGATCAGGTCGGCACCGCGTTCAGCATGTCGTCGGTCCATCCCTTCACGGAGTCCGACGACGATCGCGCCGCCGCCGAGCGATGGAACCTGTTCAACAATTACTGGTTCCTGGACACCGTGATGCGCGGGCAATATCCGGATCTGAAATACAAAGGCTCTCCCCTCGATCGCATCGAGCCGCGCCCCGAGGATTTCGCGGCGATGCATGCGCCGCTCGATTTCATCGGTATCAATCTCTACTTCCGCACGATCATCGAGAGCGCTCCCCACAAGCAGACGCTCGGCGTGCGCCACGTCAGTCCCGAGACGACGGCGCTCACGGAGTTCGGATGGGAGGTTTATCCCAAGTCGCTCTCCGAGATGGTGCTGCACGTCGCCAGGAAATATCCAGGCGTGCCGATTTACATCACGGAGAACGGATGCTCCTATAGCGACGGCCCCAACGGCGACGGCCGCGTGCACGACGGGCGGCGAATCGAGTTCATGCGCGGATACCTGGCCGAGCTGTGGCGATCGATCCAGGCAGGCGCCGACGTGCGCGGCTACTTCACCTGGACGCTCACCGACAACTTCGAATGGGCCGAAGGATTCGCCCAGCGCTTCGGGATCGTATGGTGCGATTTCGCGAGCCAGCAGCGAATCGTCAAGGACAGCGGCCGCTGGTTCGCCGAGGTCGCATCGTCAAACGCGCTCGACTTCGTTCCCGCAACATAG